One segment of Tenrec ecaudatus isolate mTenEca1 chromosome 1, mTenEca1.hap1, whole genome shotgun sequence DNA contains the following:
- the LOC142427177 gene encoding trafficking protein particle complex subunit 4-like, with product MTPKRDGERFSRPQKLTYCVLFKVRTRSRRTRKVGHAVLAINGVDVNGKYTAEGREVLEYLGSPANYPAVSIRFGRPRLTSNEKLMLASMFHSLFAIGSQLSPEQGSSGLEMLETDTFKLHCYQTLTGIKFVVLADPRQAGIDSLLRKIYEIYSDYALKNPFYSLEMPIRCELFDQNLKLALEVAEKAGTFGPGS from the coding sequence AGAGACGGTGAGCGATTCTCCAGACCACAAAAACTGACTTATTGCGTGTTGTTTAAAGTGCGCACGCGCAGCAGGCGGACCCGCAAAGTGGGCCACGCAGTGCTGGCTATCAACGGGGTGGACGTGAACGGCAAGTACACAGCCGAAGGGAGAgaggtgctggagtacctgggcAGCCCTGCTAATTACCCGGCGGTGTCCATTCGATTTGGCCGGCCCCGCCTCACCTCCAATGAGAAGCTCATGCTGGCGTCCATGTTCCACTCGCTCTTTGCCATTGGCTCCCAGCTGTCTCCTGAACAGGGCAGCTCCGGCCTTGAGATGTTGGAGACAGACACGTTCAAACTGCACTGCTACCAGACATTGACCGGGATCAAGTTTGTGGTGCTGGCAGATCCTAGGCAAGCAGGAATCGATTCTCTTCTTCGAAAGATTTACGAAATTTACTCCGACTACGCCCTCAAGAATCCATTCTACTCCCTGGAAATGCCTATCAGGTGTGAGCTGTTTGACCAGAATCTGAAGCTGGCCCTCGAGGTGGCAGAAAAGGCGGGGACTTTTGGACCCGGGTCATAG